GGCGAGCGCATCCGCGACGCCGCGATCCGCGAACTGCGCGAGGAGACGGGGATAAGCGACGGCAAGGGGCAGATCCCGCCCGCAATGCTGGGCAGCTTCATCGAGGATCATCGCACACGCGTGTTCGATGCGCCGAACCGGTCCTTGCGCGGCCGGGTGATCACCCACGCCTATCTGTTCCGCCTGCCGGAGCGTCGCAAACTGTTCGCTGTGAAGGGCGGCGACGATGCAGCGCATGCGCGCTGGTACCGGCTCGGCGATCTCAGCCCCGAGATGTTTTTCGAAGACCATTGGTCGATCATCGAAGAAATGGCCGACCTGTAATCCGCGGCAGGGGAGTCCTGCCGAACCCAAGCGAATGTGAGGAGTTCACATCATGAAAAACCTGATCCTGGCGACCGACAGCTACAAGCAGAGCCACTTTCTGCAATATCCGCCCGAGGCGCGCGTAATCAGCGCCTATGTCGAGGCGCGGCCAAACCCCTTTTCCGAAGAGATTGTCTTTCTGGGTCTCCAGCCGCTGCTGGTCGACTATTTCAGCCAGCCGATCAACGCGGCGGATATCGACGAGGCCGAGGCGATCTGCATCGCGCACGGCGTTCCGTTCAACCGTGCGGGGTGGGAGGCGATCGTCGCCGATCATGGCGGTTATCTGCCGCTGGAGATCAAGGCGCTGCCCGAAGGCGCGATCGTGCCCGCGGGCGTGCCGCTGGTACAGCTCGAAAATACCGACCCGCGCATGCCCTGGCTGACGACCTTCATAGAGACGGCAATGCTGCGTGCGATCTGGTATCCGACGACGGTCGCGACGCTGAGCTGGAAGTGCAAACAGGTGATCCGCGCGGGGCTCGAAAAGACGTCCGACGATGTGGAGGGCCAGCTTCCCTTCAAGCTCCACGATTTCGGCGCGCGCGGGGTTTCTTCCGCCGAAAGTGCGGGTCTGGGTGGGCTCGCACATCTCGTCAATTTCCAGGGCACCGACACGATGGAGGCGCTGGTCGCGGCGCGGCGCTACTATGGCGCCGACATGGCGGGCTTTTCTATTCCCGCCGCCGAGCACAGTACAATGACGAGCTGGGGCCGCGACCGTGAAGAGGATGCCTATCGCAACATGCTCGACCGGTTCGAAGGCGAGGGACGCATCGTCGCGGTCGTCTCCGACAGCTATGATCTCGATACGGCGGTCACCGACATCTGGGGCGGCAGCTTGCGCGAGAAGGTGCTGGGGCGCGCGGGCACGCTGGTCGTACGGCCCGACAGCGGCGATCCGATCGAAACGCCGCTGCGCACGGTGAAAACGCTGTGGGAAAAGTTTGGCGGCCATGTGAACGGCAAGGGCTATCGCGTCCTCGATCCGCATGTCCGCGTGATCCAGGGCGACGGAATGACCGTCGACAGCATCGGCCGGCTTGTTCAGCGGATGATCGAGGAAGGTTTCGCGATCGACAATATCGCTTTCGGCATGGGCGGCGGGATGCTGCAGCACGTCAACCGCGACACGCTGCGCTTCGCGATGAAGGCGAATGCGATGCTGGGCAGCGACGGCGTGTGGCACGATGTCTTCAAGATGCCGAGTACCGATCCGGGCAAGGCGAGCAAGGCCGGACGGCAGGCCGTCGTGCTGAAGGACGGCCGGATGGCCGCAGCGCGGCTCGACAGCGTCGCGGTGGGCGAAGATCTGCTGGTGCCGGTATGGCGGAATGGCGAACTACTCGTCCGCCACGACTTCGACGCGGTGCGGAAGCGGTCCGAAGGCAGGTGATGGCCGACCCGCCGGTAAATCCTCTGCTCCGGCTTCGCGTCCGGGTGGGCCCGATCCGGGGCGCTACTCGGTTATTGATCGATCAACCGATCGTCTGGCTCCGATACCGTTTGAGTTTGGTGACGCGAAGGCCGGGAAGTCCGGCACGATCGAGCGATCGCCGCCAGTCGGCGATTTCCTCGGAGCTCAGCCGGTATCTTTCGCGGGCGTCCTGCAGACTCAGCAATCCGCCATCGATCGCAGCCAGCACTTCGGCCTTGCGGCGGCTGACCCAATAGGTCGTGGCGGACGACGGCAAGTCGTCGATCGTCAATGGCCCCAGCGGCCCCATGACCGAGGACGGCCTTCCATGATATTCGAGCACCGCGAACTCTCCATTCGCGCGGCTGGCGCCGCTTTGTGTGCCCCCCGCGCAAAACCTGCGCCACGAGGGTTAACAAATGGTTGCGAATGCGGTGAGATGAGGCAGGCGGCCGGGCATCGGATGCCCGGCCGACGTTGCTCAGGCCCGGATAAGGTGGTCGAACGCCGAAAGTCCGGCCTTCGATCCTTCGCCCATCGCTATGACGATCTGCTTATAGGGCACGGTCGTCACGTCGCCGGCGGCGAAGATGCCGGGCTGGCTCGTCGCGCCGCGCGCGTCGACCTCGATCTCGCCACGGTCGCTGAGCGCCACGGCGCTGCCCAGCCATTCGGTGTTCGGAATGAGGCCGATCTGGACGAAGATGCCGTCGAGTTCGACGAGGTGCTCCTCATCCTTGTTGCGGTCGCGATAGCGCAGGCCGACGACCTTTTCGCCATTGCCGAGCACCTCGGTGGTGAGCGCCGACGTAATGATCGTGACGTTCGGCAGGCTGCGGAGCTTCGTCTGGAGCACCGCGTCGGCGCGAAGTTGGCCGTCGAACTCGATCAACGTCACATGCGCGACGAGTCCGGCCAGATCGATCGCCGCCTCGACACCCGAATTTCCGCCGCCGATCACCGCGACGCGCTTACCCTTGAACAGCGGACCGTCGCAATGCGGGCAATAGGCCACGCCCTTGTTGCGATATTCGGCTTCGCCCGGGACGCCCATCTGGCGCCAGCGCGCGCCGGTCGACAGGATCACGGTCTTGCCCTTCACGCTCGCGCCGCTCTTCAGCTTCACTTCGTGCAGGCCGTTCGCACCGCCGGGGATCAACTCTGCGGCTTCCTGAACATTCATGACGTCGACGTCATAATCCTTCACATGTGCTTCCAGTTGCGCGGCGAGCTTCGGACCCTCGGTGTGCTGGACCGAAATGAAATTCTCGATTCCCAGCGTGTCGAGCACTTGTCCGCCGAAGCGTTCGGCGACGATGCCGGTGCGGATGCCTTTGCGTGCGGCATAGATGGCGGCTGCGGCGCCGCCGGGCCCACCGCCGACGACGAGCACGTCGAACGGCTCCTTTGCGGCGATCTTCTCGGCGGCGCGCGCGACGGCGCCGGTGTCGAGCTTGGCGACGATCTGTGCGAGGTCCATGCGGCCTTGCCCGAAGGGTTCGCCGTTCAGGAACACCGCCGGAACCGCCATGACCTTGCGGCGCTCGACCTCGTCCTGAAACAGCGCGCCGTCGATCGCGGTGTGGCGGATGTTCGGGTTCAGCGCGGCCATGATGTTGAGCGCCTGCACGACGTCGGGGCAATTCTGGCATGACAGCGAGAAGAAGGTTTCGAAGACGAAATCGCCTTCCAGCGCACGCACGGCGTCAAGCAGTTCGGCCTCTTCCTTCGGCGGGTGACCTCCGACGTGAAGCAGCGCGAGGATCAGCGAGGTGAATTCATGCCCCATCGGCAGTCCCGCGAACACGGCTTCGGCGCGGCCCTCATCGGCACGGATCGCGAAGGAGGGCCTCCGCGCGTCGTCGCCATCGAAACGCGCGGTGACGAGGTCCGACTGCGCCGCGACCTCTTCGACAAGCGCGCGCATCTCTGCCGATTTGGGCGAGGCATCGAGGCTCGCGACCAACTCGATCGGACGGCGAAGGTTGCCGAGATAGGTTTTGAGCTGGGCGGTCGTGTTGGCGTCGAGCATCGGCATGGGGAGAGCCTTTCGGACAGGAGCAAGGGTTCGCCGTGGGGGGGCGGCGTCAGAATCTTGTTTTTTTAGAATGCGAAGACCGGGCGAGCGCCGCCCGCCCGGTCCTGCAAATCGGTCGGCTTAGATCTTGCCGACGAGTTCGATCGAGGGAGCGAGCGTTTCGGCGCCTTCTTCCCACTTCGCCGGGCAGACCTGGCCGGGGTTGGCGCGGACATAGACCGCCGCCTTGATCTTGCGGACGAGTTCCTCGGCGTTGCGGCCGACGCCTTCGCTGGTGATTTCCATCACCTGGATCACGCCGTCGGGATCGACGACGAAGGTCGCGCGGTCGGCGAGGCCCGAATCTTCACGCAGCACGCCGAAATTATTGGCGAGAACGTGGTTCTGGTCGCCCAGCATGTGATAGTTGATCTTGCCGATTGCCGGCGAGCTGTCGTGCCATGCCTTGTGGCTGAAATGGGTGTCGGTCGACACCGAATAGACTTCGACGCCGAGGCCCTGAAGCGTCGCATATTGGTCGGCGAGGTCTTCGAGCTCGGTCGGGCAGACGAAGGTGAAGTCGGCCGGATAGAAGAAGAAGACCGCCCACTTGCCCGCGGTATCGGCGTCCGTCACGGGGACGAACTTGCCCTGATGGTACGAAGTGGCGTTGAACGGCTTGATCGAGCTTCCGATGATACCCAAGGGAGAGTGTTTCCTTTGATTGCTGCACTGCAAAATGATTTGCAGGGCGCCAGCTATGCGGACTGGCGCACGCACTCAACCCCAATTTTCCGGGCACACTTATCGGGTAAATCGATCAACACGCCGCTTTCACGCAAAACTGCGATTAACGGCCGATGCCCCCGGCTCCTGCGAGCAGGTCGATCACTTCGGCATCGAAATCGTCGGGTGCGCCCGGCGTGATCTTGCGAAAGCGGCGCGCGCAATAGGCGGCGCGGGGGCCGAGGTCGGGGACATCTCGGAACTTCAACGCGGTTCCCGATTGTCCGCCGACAAGGTCGGGCATATCCGTCCACACGGTCCGCACTGTGAAAACGGCGCCCGGGCGCACCTCGGGCGGGTAGCGCTCGTGCCGGCTGATGCACAGCGCCAGGTCATCCACTCGCCAATCGTCCGTCATAATCAACCTCGTGGTTGTTACGCAGCGTTGGGCGCAGTTTAACATATCCGGTAACGGCTGGCCAATCGTCCGTGACTGCCCATTATCGCGGGCGACGAAGCCTTCGTTCCAAAGTTTGCGATCGCTTTCCGAATTGGGCCTTGGCGGAACAACCGCTGCGGGGATGCAATCCGCGGCAGAGGGCGTTCGTCAGGTTCAGGCCGTTGCTTCGCGCCCGCGCATCTTGGTCGGCGCCATGCCGAAGCGGCGGGCAAAGGCGCGCGTGAAGCTCGCGTTGCTCATATAGCCGCAATTATACCCGATGCTCGATATCGGAAGATCGCTCTGCGCGAGCAACTGGCGCGCGCGTTGCAGCCTCCGCTCGCTCACCGCCTCGGCGACGCTGCATTGGTAAAGTTCGCGAAAACCCCGCGTCAGCTTCGCCTTGCTGAGCCCACAACGCCGCGCGACATTGCCGACGGTCAGCTTTTCCTGCCATTTTTCGTTGACCAACTGATGCGCGGCCGCGACGCGGGTGATGTCGAGTTCGCTCAGCGACGTGCGGCCGCCCACCTCGACCATGCGGTCGGCGGCAAGTTCGGCGAAAAGCTGGCAGAGCAATTCCTGGCTGCGCGCGCTCCGCAACATGTCGTCGACTTCGCTATCGCCTTCGACGGCGACCACCGCACGGCCGAGACCGCGAAGACTGGCGGGAAGATACCAGCGCCCATCCGCCTTGGGACGGAGCGCGAACAGGCGGTCGCACGCCGCGCGGCTGATCGCGAGCACGACCAGATGATCGTCGGCGGGTCCCGAGACGTCGGCGGGTAGAAGCATCGAAACCGCGGGCTCGCCAATGTCGCCAAAGCCGAAGATGAGGGCGTCCGGCGGCAGGAACGCGGCATCGCAGGGGCCGCGGCCGACGAAGCTCGTAAACTCCGGAGAAATGCGAATGGATAGCTTGTTGGTCATCCTGTCATCCCAGCGAATCGCCGCATCAGTGGCGACGCGATATCCTATGTGCAATCGTCCCGGCCCTATCCGATACGCAAATTTTCTTTGCCGATTGTTCCAACAGATTGTGCAGTCCGGCTTGATCGATGCGAAAAATGCGCAAATATATGCTAGATGAGAAAAAAGATCGAAGGGACACAGATGCCGGCAATGCGCCAGCCCATTCCGACCACCGGCGATCGGCGGACCGCCGTCGACGGCAATCCGGGCGTATTCCTTCGCGAACTGCGGATCGAAAAGGGCTGGACGCTTGCCGAGGTGAGTGAACGCACGCGCATCCCGGTTTCAACTTTGTCAAAGATTGAAACCGGGAAGATGTCGCTCAGCTATGAAAAGCTGCTTCGTCTGAGCCAAGGTCTCGAAATCGATATCACGCAGCTTTTCGCCGCCGCGACGTCGGTCCCGGCCGCCACGCATACCGCCACCGGTCGACGCAGCATCACGCCCGCCGGAGAGGGGCCCTCGATCAAGACGGCGACGTACAACTATACTTATCCGTCGGCGGATCTGCTCAACAAGACGCTCAATCCGATGATCATCGACATCAAGGTGCGGTCGATCGACGATTTCGGAGATCTGATGCGCCACTCGGGTGAGGAATATGTCCTCGTGCTCGAAGGCGAATGCGAGTTTCACACCGACATGTACGCACCGTCGCGCCTGAAGACGGGTGATTCGGCCTATTTCGACGCGTCGATGGGGCATGGTTATGTCGCTGTGGGGGAGGGGCCGTGCCGTATCCTGTCGGTCTGTTCGGCAACCGATGCCGATCTGAAGTCGGTACTTCATCCGGTCGAAACCGAATGATCGCCTAGCGCCGCGCGCCCGGTAATCGGTTCGCGCCGCCGCTTCTGAAAAAATCCGTCGTTCTGAAATTTGTTCGCGCTGCAGCGCCGCGGCTGCGCGGTCGCGTCTGCCATTGACAAATTTCCGTTCAGGATGCCTATATCAAGAATTGAAAATATTTCAAAAAGTGAAACTTCGATGTCAGGGCCTGGTGAGTGGCCTAGTCGAAAGGGGAGGACGAATGCGGTTCATACGGTCTTGCGCGATGCTGGTTGCGGCGATGCTGGTTGGGGTGATGGCGCCAGCCGTGAGCCCGTCCGCCGCACAAACGGCCACGAAACCGCAGACGAAGCTGCGCGGCCCAAGTCCGTTGCCCGCCCCCGCGATGGTCAAGAGCGACGTCGACGCCTGGCTCGACGGCTATATGCCCTATGCCCTGTTGCGCGGCGACGCGGCCGGCGCGGTCGTGGTGGTCGTCAAGGACGGCAAGGTGCTGACGCAGCGGGGTTTCGGCTATGCCGACGTCGGCACGCGGCGGCGCGTCGATCCCGAAACCACGCTCTTCCGCCAGGCCTCGGTGTCGAAGCTGATCACATGGACCGCGGTGATGCAGCTCGTCGAGCAGGGCAAGATCGATCTCGACCGCGACATCAACACCTATCTCGATTTCAGGATTCCGCCCTTCGGCGGCAAGCCGGTCACGATGCGCAACCTGATGACGCACACCGGGGGATTCGACGAGGTGCAGCGCGGGCTCAACAGCTATGATCCGAAGAAGATTCCGTCGCTCGGCGATGCACTCAAGCGCCAGGTGCCGTACCGCATTTACGCGCCCGGAACGACGCCGGCCTATTCGAACTATGGCACCTCGCTGGCGGGCTATATCGTCGAGCGGGTGTCGGGGCTCCCCTATAATGATTATGTCGAGCGCCACATTTTTGCGCCCACGGGCATGACGCGATCGACTTTCCGCCAGCCGCTTCCCGCGCGGCTGCAGCCCTTGATGGCGAGC
This sequence is a window from Sphingopyxis sp. USTB-05. Protein-coding genes within it:
- a CDS encoding nicotinate phosphoribosyltransferase, which translates into the protein MKNLILATDSYKQSHFLQYPPEARVISAYVEARPNPFSEEIVFLGLQPLLVDYFSQPINAADIDEAEAICIAHGVPFNRAGWEAIVADHGGYLPLEIKALPEGAIVPAGVPLVQLENTDPRMPWLTTFIETAMLRAIWYPTTVATLSWKCKQVIRAGLEKTSDDVEGQLPFKLHDFGARGVSSAESAGLGGLAHLVNFQGTDTMEALVAARRYYGADMAGFSIPAAEHSTMTSWGRDREEDAYRNMLDRFEGEGRIVAVVSDSYDLDTAVTDIWGGSLREKVLGRAGTLVVRPDSGDPIETPLRTVKTLWEKFGGHVNGKGYRVLDPHVRVIQGDGMTVDSIGRLVQRMIEEGFAIDNIAFGMGGGMLQHVNRDTLRFAMKANAMLGSDGVWHDVFKMPSTDPGKASKAGRQAVVLKDGRMAAARLDSVAVGEDLLVPVWRNGELLVRHDFDAVRKRSEGR
- a CDS encoding DUF1153 domain-containing protein; its protein translation is MGPLGPLTIDDLPSSATTYWVSRRKAEVLAAIDGGLLSLQDARERYRLSSEEIADWRRSLDRAGLPGLRVTKLKRYRSQTIG
- a CDS encoding helix-turn-helix domain-containing protein; translation: MRKKIEGTQMPAMRQPIPTTGDRRTAVDGNPGVFLRELRIEKGWTLAEVSERTRIPVSTLSKIETGKMSLSYEKLLRLSQGLEIDITQLFAAATSVPAATHTATGRRSITPAGEGPSIKTATYNYTYPSADLLNKTLNPMIIDIKVRSIDDFGDLMRHSGEEYVLVLEGECEFHTDMYAPSRLKTGDSAYFDASMGHGYVAVGEGPCRILSVCSATDADLKSVLHPVETE
- the ahpC gene encoding alkyl hydroperoxide reductase subunit C, whose amino-acid sequence is MGIIGSSIKPFNATSYHQGKFVPVTDADTAGKWAVFFFYPADFTFVCPTELEDLADQYATLQGLGVEVYSVSTDTHFSHKAWHDSSPAIGKINYHMLGDQNHVLANNFGVLREDSGLADRATFVVDPDGVIQVMEITSEGVGRNAEELVRKIKAAVYVRANPGQVCPAKWEEGAETLAPSIELVGKI
- a CDS encoding helix-turn-helix transcriptional regulator; protein product: MTNKLSIRISPEFTSFVGRGPCDAAFLPPDALIFGFGDIGEPAVSMLLPADVSGPADDHLVVLAISRAACDRLFALRPKADGRWYLPASLRGLGRAVVAVEGDSEVDDMLRSARSQELLCQLFAELAADRMVEVGGRTSLSELDITRVAAAHQLVNEKWQEKLTVGNVARRCGLSKAKLTRGFRELYQCSVAEAVSERRLQRARQLLAQSDLPISSIGYNCGYMSNASFTRAFARRFGMAPTKMRGREATA
- the ahpF gene encoding alkyl hydroperoxide reductase subunit F; translation: MLDANTTAQLKTYLGNLRRPIELVASLDASPKSAEMRALVEEVAAQSDLVTARFDGDDARRPSFAIRADEGRAEAVFAGLPMGHEFTSLILALLHVGGHPPKEEAELLDAVRALEGDFVFETFFSLSCQNCPDVVQALNIMAALNPNIRHTAIDGALFQDEVERRKVMAVPAVFLNGEPFGQGRMDLAQIVAKLDTGAVARAAEKIAAKEPFDVLVVGGGPGGAAAAIYAARKGIRTGIVAERFGGQVLDTLGIENFISVQHTEGPKLAAQLEAHVKDYDVDVMNVQEAAELIPGGANGLHEVKLKSGASVKGKTVILSTGARWRQMGVPGEAEYRNKGVAYCPHCDGPLFKGKRVAVIGGGNSGVEAAIDLAGLVAHVTLIEFDGQLRADAVLQTKLRSLPNVTIITSALTTEVLGNGEKVVGLRYRDRNKDEEHLVELDGIFVQIGLIPNTEWLGSAVALSDRGEIEVDARGATSQPGIFAAGDVTTVPYKQIVIAMGEGSKAGLSAFDHLIRA